In Pongo pygmaeus isolate AG05252 chromosome 13, NHGRI_mPonPyg2-v2.0_pri, whole genome shotgun sequence, one genomic interval encodes:
- the LOC129044542 gene encoding LOW QUALITY PROTEIN: putative uncharacterized protein C9orf62 (The sequence of the model RefSeq protein was modified relative to this genomic sequence to represent the inferred CDS: deleted 1 base in 1 codon) — MGLSPGQTSVSFLWPLLEAHDHNTGRGLVPVIVLTPESPETHLELRQAFLGSGQARHGRDAVPPSGQQGCSVDRMAGRPVLGWWLRSSLTGQEGMQRLHLSGIRTSRKAKEYNAVFFGASESSVHMAVAESLREPPPNGGWFLSSLFLKIF; from the exons ATGGGCCTCAGCCCAGGGCAGACCTCAGTGTCCTTCCTGTGGCCGCTGCTGGAGGCGCATGACCACAACACAG GGAGGGGACTCGTCCCCGTCATTGTGCTGACGCCTGAGTCTCCAGAGACCCACCTTGAACTCCGCCAGGCCTTCCTGGGTTCCGGACAGGCCCGCCACGGGCGTGACGCAGTGCCACCTAGCGGACAGCAGGGCTGCAGCGTGGACAGAATGGCCGGACGCCCAGTCCTGGGCTGGTGGCTGAGG AGCAGCCTCACAGGGCAAGAGGGCATGCAACGCCTGCATCTTTCTGGCATAAGAACctcaagaaaagcaaaggaatatAATGCTGTGTTCTTTGGAGCCTCCGAAAGCTCTGTTCACATGGCAGTCGCTGAAAGTTTAAGGGAGCCACCGCCCAATGGGGGTTGGTTTCTTTCTTCCCTGTTTTtaaagatcttttaa